One stretch of Ictalurus punctatus breed USDA103 chromosome 5, Coco_2.0, whole genome shotgun sequence DNA includes these proteins:
- the LOC108265386 gene encoding solute carrier family 35 member E2A produces the protein MCALPSDGRAGRSVFSKLLLPFRRPRQERVILARSESVPSEHVLKVTITETTVIEADSGVWNSRALVYLGLWYFFSFCTLFLNKYILSLLEGEPSVLGAVQMLSTTVIGCIKMFVPCCLYQHKSRVEYPPNFLMIMLFVGLMRFTTVVLGLVSLKSIAVSFAETVKSSAPIFTVIMSRLILGEYTGLWVNLSLFPVMAGLALCTATEISFNMLGFSAALSTNIMDCLQNVFSKKLLSGDKYKFSPPELQFFTSAAAVVMLIPAWAFLMDIHLFGKSGRGLNLTQDIVVLLLFDGVLFHLQSVTAYALMGRISPVTFSVASTVKHALSIWLSIIVFGNPITLLSAAGTLMVFVGVLLYNKAKQAQRNTLQYLAQSADSDHRPLLQESNIKAAD, from the exons ATGTGCGCCCTGCCGAGCGATGGCCGAGCGGGGAGATCCGTGTTCTCGAAGCTTCTTTTGCCGTTCAGGAGGCCGCGTCAGGAGCGGGTGATCTTGGCGCGCAGCGAGAGTGTACCCAGTGAGCACGTCTTGAAAGTCACCATTACCGAGACGACGGTGATCGAGGCCGACTCGGGCGTGTGGAATTCCAGAGCGTTGGTATACCTCGGCCTGTGGTACTTCTTCAGCTTCTGCACGCTCTTTCTGAACAAGTACATCCTATCCCTGCTGGAGGGAGAGCCAAGTGTACTGG GTGCTGTACAGATGCTCTCCACCACAGTGATTGGCTGCATCAAGATGTTTGTGCCTTGTTGCCTGTACCAGCACAAATCCCGTGTTGAATACCCTCCCAACTTTCTCATGATCATGCTCTTCGTGGGATTAATGAG GTTCACCACTGTGGTGTTGGGGCTGGTTAGCCTGAAAAGCATAGCCGTGTCGTTTGCTGAGACTGTGAAAAGCTCCGCACCCATCTTCACCGTCATAATGTCCAGACTGATATTGGGGGAATACACAG GTCTTTGGGTGAACTTGTCTCTGTTCCCAGTAATGGCCGGACTTGCTCTCTGTACAGCCACTGAAATCAGTTTCAACATGCTGGGCTTCTCTGCTGCTCTCTCCACGAACATCATGGACTG CTTACAGAATGTATTTTCTAAGAAGTTGCTAAGTGGggacaaatataaattcag CCCTCCAGAACTGCAGTTCTTCACTAGTGCAGCTGCGGTGGTCATGCTCATTCCTGCCTGGGCCTTCCTCATG GATATCCATTTGTTTGGgaaaagtgggcgtggcttaaaCCTGACCCAGGACATTGTGGTGCTGTTGCTGTTTGACGGAGTCCTGTTTCATCTGCAGAGCGTCACGGCCTACGCCCTCATGGGACGCATATCACCTGTCACTTTCAG tgtgGCGAGCACAGTGAAGCACGCTTTGTCCATCTGGCTAAGCATCATCGTGTTCGGTAACCCCATCACGCTGTTATCTGCTGCGGGCACCTTAATGGTGTTTGTTGGAGTTTTGCTGTACAACAAAGCCAAACAAGCGCAGAGGAATACTCTGCAATATCTCGCCCAGTCAGCAGATTCAGACCACAGACCCTTACTTCAAGAGTCCAACATAAAAGCTGCTGACTGA
- the LOC108265387 gene encoding uncharacterized protein LOC108265387 isoform X1, whose translation MMSGETCGVIRMQSVSPLLPQRQESVEGRSPNLRPRHGELIPTPFGPIKRLSELQCFIKAYFCLTIISLVVLFILTIVNITEESRKVDDDDDLSVSIIQLVGIVFCVYYIMRGVLQENRQELIIFAVCVLVVMVRSIVNFSVLEEKGMLLMVRFVCIICVGVVHLICALLLILRPNMMAFRVGGALESLQEQYFLLNLCFSMVTFDLQAQLCLCILILTSGPTVSFTHSVILGIGLVWAIITAVTGAISVLKEVKPLVWIFVLQNLPQLAYFIYLLYTIISQWGQSKTYILEAASITGCVISVTIKSVLFWGLFRLYRSFGQGLRERLFATDMQ comes from the exons ATGATGAGTGGTGAAACATGTGGGGTAATCAGGATGCAGAGCGTgag TCCATTGCTGCCTCAGCGCCAGGAGAGTGTAGAGGGTCGCTCACCAAACCTGAGGCCGAGGCACGGGGAGCTGATACCCACACCATTTGGACCA ATAAAGCGGTTGTCAGAGCTCCAGTGCTTCATTAAGGCTTACTTCTGCCTCACAATCATCTCCCTGGTGGTGCTCTTCATTCTCACTATAGTCAACATCACGGAAGAGAGCAGGAAAGTGGACGACGATGATGACCTCAGTGTCTCTATCATCCAGCTTGTGGGCATCG TGTTCTGTGTTTACTACATCATGCGAGGCGTGCTGCAGGAAAACAGGCAGGAGCTGATTATCTTTGCGGTGTGCGTGCTTGTGGTCATGGTGCGCTCTATCGTCAACTTCAGCGTACTCGAAGAGAAAGGAATGCTGCTGATG GTGCGGTTTGTGTGCATcatatgtgtgggtgtggtgCACCTGATCTGTGCTTTGCTGCTCATTCTAAGACCCAACATGATGGCCTTCAGGGTGGGTGGAGCGTTGGAAAGCCTGCAGGAACAGTATTTCCTGCTCAATCTCTGCTTCTCAATGGTGACATTTGATCTTCAGGCACAG CTGTGCTTGTGCATCCTGATCCTGACGTCAGGCCCCACCGTGTCCTTCACTCACTCCGTCATTTTGGGAATTGGACTCGTTTGGGCAATAATCACTGCTGTGACTGGAGCCATTTCT GTTTTAAAAGAAGTGAAGCCACTGGTCTGGATTTTTGTTCTCCAGAACTTACCTCAGCTGGCCTATTTCATTTACCTGCTATACACG ATCATTTCTCAGTGGGGCCAGAGTAAAACATACATCCTAGAGGCTGCTTCCATAACGGGCTGCGTGATCTCGGTGACCATCAAAAGTGTGCTGTTCTGGGGCTTGTTCCGTCTGTACCGCAGCTTCGGCCAGGGTCTGCGGGAGAGAC
- the LOC108265387 gene encoding uncharacterized protein LOC108265387 isoform X2: MVEFGAMDEIRPLLPQRQESVEGRSPNLRPRHGELIPTPFGPIKRLSELQCFIKAYFCLTIISLVVLFILTIVNITEESRKVDDDDDLSVSIIQLVGIVFCVYYIMRGVLQENRQELIIFAVCVLVVMVRSIVNFSVLEEKGMLLMVRFVCIICVGVVHLICALLLILRPNMMAFRVGGALESLQEQYFLLNLCFSMVTFDLQAQLCLCILILTSGPTVSFTHSVILGIGLVWAIITAVTGAISVLKEVKPLVWIFVLQNLPQLAYFIYLLYTIISQWGQSKTYILEAASITGCVISVTIKSVLFWGLFRLYRSFGQGLRERLFATDMQ, from the exons ATGGTTGAATTTGGCGCAATGGACGAGATTCG TCCATTGCTGCCTCAGCGCCAGGAGAGTGTAGAGGGTCGCTCACCAAACCTGAGGCCGAGGCACGGGGAGCTGATACCCACACCATTTGGACCA ATAAAGCGGTTGTCAGAGCTCCAGTGCTTCATTAAGGCTTACTTCTGCCTCACAATCATCTCCCTGGTGGTGCTCTTCATTCTCACTATAGTCAACATCACGGAAGAGAGCAGGAAAGTGGACGACGATGATGACCTCAGTGTCTCTATCATCCAGCTTGTGGGCATCG TGTTCTGTGTTTACTACATCATGCGAGGCGTGCTGCAGGAAAACAGGCAGGAGCTGATTATCTTTGCGGTGTGCGTGCTTGTGGTCATGGTGCGCTCTATCGTCAACTTCAGCGTACTCGAAGAGAAAGGAATGCTGCTGATG GTGCGGTTTGTGTGCATcatatgtgtgggtgtggtgCACCTGATCTGTGCTTTGCTGCTCATTCTAAGACCCAACATGATGGCCTTCAGGGTGGGTGGAGCGTTGGAAAGCCTGCAGGAACAGTATTTCCTGCTCAATCTCTGCTTCTCAATGGTGACATTTGATCTTCAGGCACAG CTGTGCTTGTGCATCCTGATCCTGACGTCAGGCCCCACCGTGTCCTTCACTCACTCCGTCATTTTGGGAATTGGACTCGTTTGGGCAATAATCACTGCTGTGACTGGAGCCATTTCT GTTTTAAAAGAAGTGAAGCCACTGGTCTGGATTTTTGTTCTCCAGAACTTACCTCAGCTGGCCTATTTCATTTACCTGCTATACACG ATCATTTCTCAGTGGGGCCAGAGTAAAACATACATCCTAGAGGCTGCTTCCATAACGGGCTGCGTGATCTCGGTGACCATCAAAAGTGTGCTGTTCTGGGGCTTGTTCCGTCTGTACCGCAGCTTCGGCCAGGGTCTGCGGGAGAGAC